The stretch of DNA GCACCTGCAACGATTATCGGTGCGAATCTGAGCACAAAGTACACGCCCGCCTTAACCATGGTTGCCGCGTGTATTAGTGCGGAGACGGGTGTTGGACCTGTCATAGCTGTCACAAGCCACTCGTGGAACGGTACCTGGGCACTCTTGGCTAGGGCGCCGAGGGTGAATATGAGTAGGATGAGAGGTAATACGCCCTGAGCGGCGAACTCTGCTATCCATACGTGGGCAGTGGATGCGAGTTCAGGTATGCTTAGGGTTCCAGCTGTTAGGTAGAGGGCTGCGATGCCAATTAGAAAGCCTATGTCGCCTATCCTCGTGAAGAGTATTGCCCTCACCGCGCTGTGGCTTGGCTCGAAGAACATGGGCGTCCCCAGCACCCTTCTACCAGGCCTGCCGACCCAGTAGTCCTCCTCGTCGGTATACCAGTGGCCGATTAATGCGTAGCTCGCTAAGCCAGTGCCCTCCCAGCCAACGAACATGAGGACCAGGTTGTCGGCCACCACCAGGAGCATCATGCTGCCAACGAAGAACGATATCATGAAGAAGTACCGTCCGAACCCCCAGTCTCCCTCCATGTATTTTATCGAGTAGACTGCTATTAGGAGGCTTATCCAGGAGACCACTAGGCTCATGACGGCTGCGAGACCGTCGATGTAGCTTCCCCATCCCACGCCTAAATGGGGTATCCATACGCTGTCCGCACCAACATGGACTATCTTTCCGTCTATAAGCACGAGCTTAGCAAGGTATGTGGAGAGTAGGGCTGAGACTAGTATGCCGGCCACGCTTACCCAGCCGTAGAAAGACTCCCTGGTAACGCCGAGAAGCCAGCCAACGGCAATAACCACTGCCGCGAGGTATGGGGCCATCCACACGAGGCTCCAGGGCATGAGCGGGAGGTTTAATACGCTGCTCTCCACAGCCACCACAACCACCCCCATAGACTACGAGAGGAATGCCTCCACCATTGCAAGGCTAGAGGCAGCCAGATCCGTCACCATAGGTCCAGCTAGGAGGAATAGCGCCACGCCTAGTACTGCGAGGAGGACTACTGTAGATTTGAAGCCGTCTACCTCTTCCCTAGCATCCATATCTGCGCGTGGCCTCCCGAAGAATATCCTCCTCATCGTTATGAACGAGTAGGCAGCTGTGACTGTGAAAGCCACTATAAGGATAATAGCCAGCAGTCCTAGGCTGACGGCATCGCTGTACCCCGGGTAGTTTAACACCGAGAGGGTTAGGTAGAGTTCACCCCAGAATCCGAAGGCGGGGGGTATACCAGCGAGGTGCAGGAAACCTATGAGGGCTGCCGCGGCTGTTAGCGGGTAGAGCCTGGCTAGGCCTCCCATCCTGGCGATGTTCCTGAGGCCGTGGGCCTCTGTTATGAAGACGCCAGCCGTCATGAATAGAACTGCCTTCCCGACGGCGTGCCCGAGGAAAATGAGGCTTGCCGCGGCAAAGCCTAGTGGGTGGAGAGTGGAGAGGGCTAGTAGCATGTAGCCCATCTGGCTTATGCTGGAGTATGCTAGCAGCCTCTTGAAGTCCAGTTGTGATAGTGCCACCAGGCCTCCATAGACTATTGTGACGAAGGCGAGGCCGACGAGGAGGGGTTTGAGGTCCTCGAGCAGCCATGGATAGAAAGCGGCGGCGAACCTGGCTATACCATAACCCCCTAGGCCGATCAGGTTTGGTGATAGGAGAGCTGAGATGGGTGTGGGCGCTTCTGCATGGGCGTAGGGTAGCCACATGTGCACGCCGAATACAGCCATCTTGACAAGCATTCCTAGGAGGAGGCTAACCCCAGCTATGGCGGCGTAGACACTCCTGTCCGCGGGGCTCGAGAAATAGACTATCCTGCCTCCCTCCACTGTCGCGACGTCGAAGGTCCCCGTCTTGATAACATAATAGAGGCCGCCGAGGAGCGCTAGAGCCCCGGCTATGTGGGTCCAGACGAAGTACAGTAGCGCTATCCTCCTCCTATCGCCGTAGCCGTAGAAGGCTATGAGGAGGAAGGAGGACAGCAGGCTTAGCTCCAGGAAGATTATGAAGAGCAGGAAGTTGAGCGAGTATGCTATTCCTAGCATTGTAGAGGAGAATATGCTGTACAATATTAGGTAGGCTGCGTGCCCGGGGGCACGCTCCCCCTCACCCTCCATCTCCCTCAGCCTGACCTCCATGTACTTGTAGCCGTAGACGGCTACTAGGGCTGTTACTACGGAGACTCCTAGGACGAATGGGTAGGAGAACCCGTCGACCGCGAGGGCTACAACTCCTATACCTATATTCGAAAGGTTTAGCGATACGGGGTCTATGATCCCCTCCGAGAGAACCCCCTGGAATGCGTAATAGCTCGACACAATCCCGGGGATGGCCAGGGTTATGGCTACAAGCCAGTAAGCGGTTCTAGGCGGTAGTGCTACTATGGTAAGGGAGGCAAGTACGGGTAACACCAGGCTTAGCCAGAGTAAGGGGAATCCCAGCTCCATGGCGCCTACACCCCCTCCTCCTCCAAAGGCTCCGTCTCCAGCGTGCCAAGCCTTCTGTAGAGGGCAGCCACCAGTGCTACTACAACTATAATCTCGCCCGAGACGACTATGACTAGCATTATACCAAGGACATTGGCCGCGAGGCTGCTCTTACTCAGGACTAGTATAACGATGAGGAGGAAGGCGTTGAAAAGAACCTCGGCGGATATCAGCTGCCTAACAAGATTCCTAGAACCGGCTAGGCCGTAGGACCCTATGGCCGCTAAAACAGCGGCCAGCAACACCACTACCTGCGATAAAGCTGCATCCACCACGACAACCTCACCTCCTCCTGGCTATCGCTATTCCCTCAAGTATAGTGGCCGCAAGACCCGCGGCAAGGACTATCACAACGGGGTAAAGGTCTCTGGTAAGGACAAGGGCTATTGTCTCGAGGTTGACGGGCTGTGGTGGCGTGTATAGCTGCCAGAGCCCTCCTATGAAGCCAAGGAGCGTGACTGTCGAGAATGCCGCGGCCGCAGCCGCGAGACCTCTCCATTCGTCCCACTCCTCTCTCCCGCCCCCGCCTAGCATGCTGACGCTCACTATTATGAACATCACAGCAGCACCCACGTAGACTATTACGAGGAAGACGGCCACTAGAGGGAATCCGAGAAGGCCTACGACGGCCGCGGTAGAGAGCCCTACAAGCGCAAGGGCTGCACTCGAGTAGACCATATCCCTATGTCTAACTACAAACATGCTAAACAGGGTCGCGAGGCCCGCCACACCGATGAGTACCGCGGCCTCGAGGCTACTCACCATCCTCCCGCACACCCCGCGCTGGTATTTTAACAAGCCCATACTCCTCGTGGATTAGCAGCCTCACCGGCGTGCCCTCGAGGGCAGTCTTATACTCGGGCTCCTTCTGGAACGTCTCAAGATCCCAGAACATCTCGGCAAGGTTATCATAGACTATGTCGTGGTAGTTCACATGATAAAGCGCCTCGGTGGGGCATATGTCGACGCAGTAGCCGCAGAAGATGCACCGCTGATAGTTTATGACGGGGAACTGTTTTGTAACCTTCTTCTCAGGCTCCTTGGGATGGGGAACTGGAACTCTTATCATCTTCATCGCGGCGCTAGGACATATTCTAGCGCAGGCAGCACAGCTTATACACTTGGCCTTGTTAAGTATTATGAAACCCCTATAGCCCTGCCGCAGCTCTGGATACTCCTTAGGATAGTATATGGAGAACCTCCTAGGGTTTACGAAGTACTTGAGACCTATCATAAGCGCCGCTAGGTTATCCGTTACCCCCGTGAAGAGTCCGCCCCTCCTGGGGAGCGTTTTAGCCACGGCCTTTGGAGGCATTATTGACACCCCACAACAGCACGTTCGCACAATCACAAACCAGATATATAATCCAGGACTAGGAGTTCACGAGGAGAGTATATTAAAAGAAGGTATTTACATGGGGCTGCATCAGGTTTAACAGGCTGGACTATGCCTAGGTAAGCCTCTATTAATGCTAGCAGAATGGCTAGGAGGGTCAGGGGTAGTACTAGCCTCCAGGCTAAGTCTAGGGCCTGGTCCAGCCTGTACCTACCGTAGACGGCTCTTAGAAAGCTTATTGCTAGTGTGACGAGAGCCGCCTTAGCCACTACAACCAAGCTTGGGAGTAGATACCCCATAACCACGCCCTCACCTGGGACGACAGGGTACCATCCGCCTAGGAGCACCAGGGAGGCTATTAGGCTGAAGGCGAATCTCCTCATGTACGCTCCTCCCATGTTGAGGGCGTAGAGTATTCCCGAATATTCGGTGAAGGGTCCTGCGACAACCTCGGGCTCAGATTCGGGTATTTCGAAGGGGAACGCTGAGGTTGACATTGCTATTGCTATAACGGCAGCTAGGAAGGCTAGGGGGTTGAGTATAATGAACCATTTAAAGAAGCCTTGAGCCTGGACGATCTCCACGATGTTGAAGCTTCCCACTGTTATAGCAGGGGCGAGGAGGGAGAGTATGGCTATTAGCTCGTAGGCAAGAATTATAAATGCTTCCCTAACGCCGCCCACGATTGTGAACGGGTTGTTCGCAGCCCAACCAGCCACGATAAGGAAAATCGGGGGAAGCGTTGATATCGCGAGCGCTAGAAGGAGGCTATACTCCATTAGACCGGGGGGTAAGGGCCAGTAGCTGGGGTTAGCGGTGAGGGGCACCACTGCGAAGGGGAGTATTGAAACGGCCATACCCACTATCGGTGCCACGAGGAAGGGGAAGTAGTCGACGGTCCTGGGTATAATGACCTGCTGGAACATATACCTCATCATATCGGCGACAAGGTGTAGGAGGCCTCCTAGCCTCGGGCTAGCCCAGTAGGGCCCTATCCTCCTCTGCACCCTAGCCGCAGCCTTCCTCTCGAACCAGACTGCAACTATCGCTATTAGGAGGGCGCCTCCAAACCCGAGTATGAGGAGCTGCCATATAGGCGGGTAGAATATAATCGCGAGCAACACGTCAAGGACAGACACGGAACAGCCACCCCCTCCAAA from Aeropyrum pernix K1 encodes:
- a CDS encoding complex I subunit 4 family protein; its protein translation is MELGFPLLWLSLVLPVLASLTIVALPPRTAYWLVAITLAIPGIVSSYYAFQGVLSEGIIDPVSLNLSNIGIGVVALAVDGFSYPFVLGVSVVTALVAVYGYKYMEVRLREMEGEGERAPGHAAYLILYSIFSSTMLGIAYSLNFLLFIIFLELSLLSSFLLIAFYGYGDRRRIALLYFVWTHIAGALALLGGLYYVIKTGTFDVATVEGGRIVYFSSPADRSVYAAIAGVSLLLGMLVKMAVFGVHMWLPYAHAEAPTPISALLSPNLIGLGGYGIARFAAAFYPWLLEDLKPLLVGLAFVTIVYGGLVALSQLDFKRLLAYSSISQMGYMLLALSTLHPLGFAAASLIFLGHAVGKAVLFMTAGVFITEAHGLRNIARMGGLARLYPLTAAAALIGFLHLAGIPPAFGFWGELYLTLSVLNYPGYSDAVSLGLLAIILIVAFTVTAAYSFITMRRIFFGRPRADMDAREEVDGFKSTVVLLAVLGVALFLLAGPMVTDLAASSLAMVEAFLS
- a CDS encoding NADH-quinone oxidoreductase subunit NuoK — translated: MVDAALSQVVVLLAAVLAAIGSYGLAGSRNLVRQLISAEVLFNAFLLIVILVLSKSSLAANVLGIMLVIVVSGEIIVVVALVAALYRRLGTLETEPLEEEGV
- the nuoH gene encoding NADH-quinone oxidoreductase subunit NuoH translates to MSVLDVLLAIIFYPPIWQLLILGFGGALLIAIVAVWFERKAAARVQRRIGPYWASPRLGGLLHLVADMMRYMFQQVIIPRTVDYFPFLVAPIVGMAVSILPFAVVPLTANPSYWPLPPGLMEYSLLLALAISTLPPIFLIVAGWAANNPFTIVGGVREAFIILAYELIAILSLLAPAITVGSFNIVEIVQAQGFFKWFIILNPLAFLAAVIAIAMSTSAFPFEIPESEPEVVAGPFTEYSGILYALNMGGAYMRRFAFSLIASLVLLGGWYPVVPGEGVVMGYLLPSLVVVAKAALVTLAISFLRAVYGRYRLDQALDLAWRLVLPLTLLAILLALIEAYLGIVQPVKPDAAPCKYLLLIYSPRELLVLDYISGL
- a CDS encoding NADH-quinone oxidoreductase subunit J family protein, which gives rise to MVSSLEAAVLIGVAGLATLFSMFVVRHRDMVYSSAALALVGLSTAAVVGLLGFPLVAVFLVIVYVGAAVMFIIVSVSMLGGGGREEWDEWRGLAAAAAAFSTVTLLGFIGGLWQLYTPPQPVNLETIALVLTRDLYPVVIVLAAGLAATILEGIAIARRR
- the nuoI gene encoding NADH-quinone oxidoreductase subunit NuoI, translated to MPPKAVAKTLPRRGGLFTGVTDNLAALMIGLKYFVNPRRFSIYYPKEYPELRQGYRGFIILNKAKCISCAACARICPSAAMKMIRVPVPHPKEPEKKVTKQFPVINYQRCIFCGYCVDICPTEALYHVNYHDIVYDNLAEMFWDLETFQKEPEYKTALEGTPVRLLIHEEYGLVKIPARGVREDGE